GCAGGTGTACGACGCCGCCGCCGATCCCCGGCCGGACACCCAGCACAGGTGCTTGAACTGCAACGGGGTCATCGCCGGCCTGGCCGATCAGGATCTGGGGCTCGGCCTCGACACCAGGGTCGGTCTGGTGTCGGACGAATGCGCGCTCATCTGCAACGTGTGCACTGCAAAATTGATCGAAACGCGAGCGTCTGAGCCCGTAACGGCCGCGTCTCGGCGGTAACGCATTCGTTCAAATTGTCTGCAATTTGCCGACCCGCCGCCAACCCTGCCGACAAGTACCGCGCGGTCTTAAACCTGGCCTTTGGAACCCGCGTTCATCCTTCCCGGAAAAGGGTGGGGCATCAACATGTCGGTTCTCAAGGAGATCGTCGCTGCGGTGGCCGGAGTCTACGCGGTCCTGTTCGTCTGCGACGCATTGTTCGGCATCAACGAGACGCGTTTCGACGACGCCTATTATGGCCGCGACTTCTACGCGCCGCGGCCGAAGGAGTTTCGCTTCGCAAGCGATACGCCGCCGGCCGTCCGCGTCAGCGACGCCTTCGCGCAGTTCTTGCCGGGTGAAGCAAAGCCGGGAAAACGTTACTCGTCTTTGACGACCATCATTCGCTAGCCCGTCGTCACTCCCCCTGGATCCATTCGGCCACGCCGCGCCAGAGCGTGTCGCGGTGGTCGGGGCGGAAGAAGCCGAAATGGCCTATAGTCTTGGCGCCGACGTCGGACGGCCTGACGGTCAGTACCTCCGGCTTGGTCGACGTGAAGCCCGAACAGAGCAACTCCACCGCGGGCCGTGTCGCCCAAGGGTCGTCCGAGAAGGTGAGCGCACGCAATTCGCCCTTATAGTTCGCGAAGTTTGCCAGCGCCGGAAGCCCGGAGTCGAAGAGGTGGCGCGGACTGCTCACCCATTTGGTCCCTTGCAGGAACACGCCCTTGGGCAGGTCCTCGCCGATGCCGAGCCAGCCCGGCGCATAGCCGAGCAGGTGGGTCAGCGGCGCGCCAATGAAATTCATGAAGGCGAAGACGCGGTAGTTTTCCGGGGGCGGGATCAGCTTCCACGTTGCCGCCTGCGAAGCCACGAACAGCGCGCGCGAGATCTCGCTGTTGTTCTCGATCAGGCCGAGCGCCTGGCCACCGAAGGAATGGCCGACATAGCCGAGCGGCAGGCCGTGATAGCGCTCGCGCATCCATTTGACCGCGGCGGTGACATCGAGCGCGGCCCAGTCCGACATCGAGGCGTTGAAGCCGACCAGTGATTTCGGCTGGTTGTAGCCGACCAGCGCCGGCAAGCGGGAGTCGCCGATGCCGCGGTAATCGTAGGTCAGGACCGCGCAGCCGCGGTTGGCGAGGTAGGAGGCAAAGCCGCGATAGACTTTGCGGGGAACGGCGGTCGCGGAATTGATCAGGACGGCGTGGCGCTTGGCGCCGCGCGGCAGGAACAGGGTGCCGGTCAGCGAATAGCCGTCGACGGCCGGAAAGCTGATGTCGTCGATAAAAACGTCGTCGAGTGCCGCGTCCATGAGCAGCGCACGCCCCAGAGGTTTTCCGCACGCCCCCCAGCAAATGCGAATTCGGCTTTGTCCGCAAGGGCTTGCATGCGGAAATGGATTTACAACTGGCGAGGCGATGCTAGCCTGTGTATAAGGCCGCTCGCGCAACCCACAGATCAGGTTGCTGTTTTTGCTTTTAGAAGAGGATTTGCGATGTCCGAGCGATGGACACCCGAGAGCTGGCGCAGCAAGCCCGTGCTGCAGGTCCCCGACTATCCCGACGCCAAGGCGTTGGCCGATGTCGAGGCGCAGCTTGCGAGCTTTCCGCCGCTGGTGTTCGCCGGCGAGGCGCGCAATCTGAAGAAGGCGCTGGCGCGGGTTGCGGCCGGCGAGGCCTTCCTGCTCCAGGGCGGCGACTGCGCCGAGAGCTTTGCCGAGCACGGCGCCAACAATATCCGCGACTTCTTCCGCGTGCTGCTCCAGATGGCGGTGGTGCTCACCTATGCGGGCGCGGTCCCCGTGGTGAAGGTTGGCCGTATCGCCGGGCAGTTCGCAAAACCGCGCTCCTCGCCGACGGAGAAGGTTGATGGCATCGAGCTGCCGAGCTATCGCGGCGATATCGTCAACGACATCGCGTTCACCAAGGAAGCGCGCGTTCCGGATCCGCAGCGCCAGCTGATGGCCTACCGCCAGTCGGCGGCGACGCTGAACCTGCTGCGCGCGTTCGCGACCGGCGGCTTCGCCAATCTCGGCAGCGTGCATCAGTGGATGCTCGGCTTCCTGAAGGATTCTCCGCAGTCCCGCCGCTACAAGGAACTGGCCGACCGCATCTCGGACGCGCTGAACTTCATGCGCGCCTGCGGCCTTGATCTCGAAAGCCACCCCGAGCTGCGCGCTACCGATTTCTACACCAGCCACGAGGCGCTGCTGCTCGGCTACGAGCAGGCCATGACCCGCGTCGATTCCACGACCGGCGACTGGTACGCCACGTCAGGTCACATGATCTGGATTGGCGACCGCACCCGCCAGCTCGACCACGGCCATATCGAATATTTCCGCGGCATCAAGAACCCGATCGGGCTGAAGTGCGGCCCGTCGCTGAAGGCCGACGAGCTGCTCAAGCTGATCGACGTGCTCAACCCCGACAACGAGCCCGGCCGGCTGACGCTGATCGGCCGCTTCGGCTCCGACAAGGTCGGCGAGCATCTGCCGAACATGATCCGCGCGGTGCAGCGCGAGGGCAGGGTGGTCGTCTGGTCCTGCGATCCCATGCACGGCAACACCATCACCTCCACCAGCGGCTACAAGACGCGGCCGTTCGACCGCATCCTGTCGGAGGTGAAGTCGTTTTTCGCGATCCACGCGGCCGAAGGAACGCATGCCGGCGGCGTGCATCTGGAGATGACCGGCAAGGACGTCACCGAATGCCTCGGCGGCGCGCGCGCGATCACGGACGAGGACCTCAACGACCGCTACCACACGGTCTGCGATCCCCGCCTCAACGCCGAGCAATCGATCGACATGGCGTTCCTGATCGCGGAGCTCTTGAAGCAGGATCGCGCCGGCAAGGCGAAGCCGATGCCGGTCGCAGCGGGGCTCTAAGATCTTGCTGCGGCTCTGGAAGGCCACGATCAATTCGCGCAACGGTCTGGCCTTTGCGTTCCGCTCGGAGCAGGCCATCCGCGAGGAGATATTTGCGCTGCTGCTGTCGCTGCCGCTGGCCTGGTTCATCGGCGCGACCGCGATGCGCACGGTCGAGCTGGTCTGTGCCGTCGCCTTCGTGCTGGTCGTCGAACTGCTCAACACGGCGGTCGAAAAGCTCGCCGACCGCCTGACGCTCGATCACGACAAGCAGATCGGTCAGGTCAAGGACATGGGCTCGGCCGCCGTCGGTGTCGCGCTGTTGATGGCAGGCGCGTTCTGGATCTTCGCCATCGTGGAGCGGATAGGGCTGGTCTAGCCAGATGACCGAACGCGTCAACCAGTTTGCCGTGACGCTCGCCCAGCTCAATCCGACGGTGGGCGATATCGACGGCAATGCCGCGAAGGCGCGCGTGGCGCGCGCGCAAGCAGCTGCCGACGGCGCCGACCTCGTTCTGTTTCCGGAATTGTTCATCGCAGGCTATCCGCCCGAAGACCTCGTGCAGAAGCCTGCCTTCCAGTCCGCCTGCCGCGCTGCGATCGAAGCGCTCGCGCGCGAGACTTCCGATGGCGGCCCCGCCATGCTGGTCGGCACGCCCTGGGTCGAGGACGGCAAGCTCTACAATGCCTGTGCGCTGCTCGATGGCGGTCGTATCGCGAGCCTGCGCTTCAAGGCCAACCTGCCGAACTACGGCGTGTTCGACGAGAAGCGGCTGTTTGCGCGCGGCCCCGCGGCCGGCCCGGTGACCGTGCGCGGCGTGCGGATCGGCGTGCCGATCTGCGAGGACATCTGGCTGGAGGAATCCGAGGACTACGAGAATGTCGTCGAGACACTGGCCGAGACCGGCGCCGAGATCATCCTCGTGCCCAACGGCTCGCCTTACGCCCGCGACAAGGGCGACGTGCGCTTGTCGGTCGCGGTCGCGCGCGTGACCGAAAGCGGCCTGCCGCTGGTCTATCTCAACCAGGTCTGCGGCCAGGACGAGCTGGTGTTCGACGGCGCTTCGTTCGCGCTGAACGGCGATCTCTCGCTTGCCGCGCAACTGCCGGCATTCGAGGAGTGCGTTACCACGCTGCACTTCACCAAGACCGGCGACGATTGGCGCTGCAGGGGTCCGGTTGCGCAACTGCCCGAAGGCGACGAAGCCGACTATATGGCCTGCATGCTCGGCTTGCGCGACTATGTCGGCAAGAACGGTTTTCCCGGTGTGCTGCTCGGCATTTCCGGCGGCATCGATTCAGCCTTGTGCGCGGCGATCGCGGTCGATGCGCTCGGCGCGGACCAGGTGCATGGCGTGATGCTGCCGTATCGCTTCACGGCGCCGAGCTCGATTGCGGATGCCGGCGAGCTCGCAGGCCACCTCGGGATCCGCTACGAGGTGCTGCCGATCGCGGAGGCGGTGAACGGTTTTGGGACCATCCTCTCCGACATCTTCAAGAATCTGCCGCCTGACATCACCGAGGAAAATCTCCAGGCTCGCACGCGCGGCACGCTGCTGATGGCGATCTCCAACAAGACCGGCTTGATGGTGGTGACCACCGGCAACAAGTCGGAGATGTCGGTCGGGTATGCCACGCTCTATGGTGACATGAACGGCGGCTTCAACCCGATCAAGGATATCTACAAGACGCAGGTGTTTCGGCTGGCGTCCCTGCGCAATGCGTGGAAACCGGATGACGCGCTTGGTCCCTCCGGCGAGGTCATCCCGCCTGATATCATCACCCGTCCTCCGACGGCCGAGCTGCGCGAGGACCAGCTAGATCAGGATTCGCTGCCGCCTTACGATCTGCTCGACGCGGTGCTCGAACGCCTGGTCGAGCGCGAGGAGCCGCTGGAACAGATCATTGCCGCAGGCTTCGACCGCGCGATGGTGACGCGGATCGACCACCTCCTCAACATCGCCGAATACAAGCGCCGCCAGGCCGCGCCGGGCGTGAAGGTGACGCGGAAGAATTTTGGTCGCGACCGCCGCTACCCCATCACCAACCGTTTCCGCGACAAAGGCGAGCCCTTGCCTGCGCCCGACGAGACCCTCGTCTCACGCGGCAACCGCGCCTCGATCGACGCGTTCGAGGGTTGACCGAAGCGCTAGCTGGATGGGCGGTCTTGCCACCCATCATACTGTCATCATCCGCGAGGGCGGATGATCCAGTACTCCGCGGCGGAGTTTGTGGAAACCAACTAGCGCCTCGGCGTACTGGATGCCCCGCCTTCGCGGGGCATGACAGTGGAGTGAGGAGCGAACCCCTTTACTGCTACGACGGGGTTGCGAAGAACAGCACCCGAAGCAAGTGGGTGTATTCGGATTCGAGCACCATGATTGACACGAATACCAACACTGCAATCGGTGGCAGCAGGATGGCATAGGCCAGGGCCAGCCGCTCCCAGGCCATGTGCATGAAAACGGCGACGATCAGACCGGCCTTCAACACCATGAACAGCAGGATCAGCGACCACCTGAGATAGCCGTGTATGCCAAAGTAGTCGACGAGGTAGGAACACGTGCTGAGGACGAACAACCAGCCCCAGACCACGAGGTAGAGCTTGATCGGGTGCTGTTGCCCCTTGGTGTGCACGGCTGCTGTTGCGGCTGCGCCATGCGCCGGAGCGTGGAGCTGTCCTTCCATGTGTACCGTCGCGTTTGTCATGCGCCACCTCACCAAAGATAGAAAAACGCAAAGATGAACACCCACACCAGATCGACGAAGTGCCAGTACAGGCCCATGATTTCGACGATCTCGTAGTACCCTTTCCGGCTCGTGAAGAAGCCGCG
This region of Bradyrhizobium sp. CCGUVB1N3 genomic DNA includes:
- a CDS encoding class II 3-deoxy-7-phosphoheptulonate synthase yields the protein MSERWTPESWRSKPVLQVPDYPDAKALADVEAQLASFPPLVFAGEARNLKKALARVAAGEAFLLQGGDCAESFAEHGANNIRDFFRVLLQMAVVLTYAGAVPVVKVGRIAGQFAKPRSSPTEKVDGIELPSYRGDIVNDIAFTKEARVPDPQRQLMAYRQSAATLNLLRAFATGGFANLGSVHQWMLGFLKDSPQSRRYKELADRISDALNFMRACGLDLESHPELRATDFYTSHEALLLGYEQAMTRVDSTTGDWYATSGHMIWIGDRTRQLDHGHIEYFRGIKNPIGLKCGPSLKADELLKLIDVLNPDNEPGRLTLIGRFGSDKVGEHLPNMIRAVQREGRVVVWSCDPMHGNTITSTSGYKTRPFDRILSEVKSFFAIHAAEGTHAGGVHLEMTGKDVTECLGGARAITDEDLNDRYHTVCDPRLNAEQSIDMAFLIAELLKQDRAGKAKPMPVAAGL
- a CDS encoding diacylglycerol kinase, coding for MLRLWKATINSRNGLAFAFRSEQAIREEIFALLLSLPLAWFIGATAMRTVELVCAVAFVLVVELLNTAVEKLADRLTLDHDKQIGQVKDMGSAAVGVALLMAGAFWIFAIVERIGLV
- a CDS encoding alpha/beta fold hydrolase, which gives rise to MDAALDDVFIDDISFPAVDGYSLTGTLFLPRGAKRHAVLINSATAVPRKVYRGFASYLANRGCAVLTYDYRGIGDSRLPALVGYNQPKSLVGFNASMSDWAALDVTAAVKWMRERYHGLPLGYVGHSFGGQALGLIENNSEISRALFVASQAATWKLIPPPENYRVFAFMNFIGAPLTHLLGYAPGWLGIGEDLPKGVFLQGTKWVSSPRHLFDSGLPALANFANYKGELRALTFSDDPWATRPAVELLCSGFTSTKPEVLTVRPSDVGAKTIGHFGFFRPDHRDTLWRGVAEWIQGE
- a CDS encoding NAD+ synthase; the encoded protein is MTERVNQFAVTLAQLNPTVGDIDGNAAKARVARAQAAADGADLVLFPELFIAGYPPEDLVQKPAFQSACRAAIEALARETSDGGPAMLVGTPWVEDGKLYNACALLDGGRIASLRFKANLPNYGVFDEKRLFARGPAAGPVTVRGVRIGVPICEDIWLEESEDYENVVETLAETGAEIILVPNGSPYARDKGDVRLSVAVARVTESGLPLVYLNQVCGQDELVFDGASFALNGDLSLAAQLPAFEECVTTLHFTKTGDDWRCRGPVAQLPEGDEADYMACMLGLRDYVGKNGFPGVLLGISGGIDSALCAAIAVDALGADQVHGVMLPYRFTAPSSIADAGELAGHLGIRYEVLPIAEAVNGFGTILSDIFKNLPPDITEENLQARTRGTLLMAISNKTGLMVVTTGNKSEMSVGYATLYGDMNGGFNPIKDIYKTQVFRLASLRNAWKPDDALGPSGEVIPPDIITRPPTAELREDQLDQDSLPPYDLLDAVLERLVEREEPLEQIIAAGFDRAMVTRIDHLLNIAEYKRRQAAPGVKVTRKNFGRDRRYPITNRFRDKGEPLPAPDETLVSRGNRASIDAFEG
- a CDS encoding cytochrome C oxidase subunit IV family protein — translated: MTNATVHMEGQLHAPAHGAAATAAVHTKGQQHPIKLYLVVWGWLFVLSTCSYLVDYFGIHGYLRWSLILLFMVLKAGLIVAVFMHMAWERLALAYAILLPPIAVLVFVSIMVLESEYTHLLRVLFFATPS